In Streptomyces sp. NBC_00483, a single window of DNA contains:
- a CDS encoding PPOX class F420-dependent oxidoreductase: MSAQLSDELKALLDSKVFIAVATIQPDGSPQVSPVWAKRDGDDVLFSTTVDRRKTKNLQADPRVTVMVQPADNPYAYAEIRGTVEITTEGGQELIDELSLKYTGKKYAEFNPTSGQDAERVVVRVRPRKVVGRV, encoded by the coding sequence ATGTCAGCCCAGCTGTCCGACGAGCTCAAGGCACTGCTCGACAGCAAGGTGTTCATCGCTGTCGCCACGATCCAGCCCGACGGGAGCCCCCAGGTCTCCCCGGTATGGGCGAAGCGCGACGGTGACGACGTCCTGTTCTCCACGACCGTCGACCGCCGCAAGACGAAGAACCTGCAGGCCGACCCGCGCGTGACGGTGATGGTCCAGCCCGCCGACAACCCGTACGCCTACGCCGAGATCCGCGGCACCGTGGAGATCACCACGGAGGGCGGCCAGGAACTCATCGACGAACTGTCGCTGAAGTACACCGGCAAGAAGTACGCGGAATTCAACCCGACGTCCGGCCAGGACGCCGAACGAGTGGTCGTCCGGGTGCGCCCCCGCAAGGTCGTCGGCCGAGTCTGA
- a CDS encoding MDR family MFS transporter — protein MLAGTQLAFNIGFYAVLPYLATHLADTIGLAGWAVGLVLGLRTFSQQGLFVVGGALTDRFGPRPVVLAGCLLRIAGFVWLAFAGSTVTVVAAVVLVGFAAALFSPAVESEAAREAVRHERATGVPRAQVLGVFSAAGQAGAFLGPLLGTALLYAGFRAACLAGALVFVGVFAGHARLMPRRERAPGTRRVKGGRAVFANPRFLALCLAYSGYLIAYNQLYLALPVEITRATGSQDAVGLLFALSSLLVVGAQLPVTRWSAARIAPRIALTGGLLLVAAGFATVAATAPYLPSHTPYALLPACALVVLLTLGQMLLVPAARGLVPDLVDERHLGLATGALSSVSGLAVLAGSAGTGALLTLPAPALWSALAVVPLAAAGLARFVTPVRKERRNTGPLGCVPGGSGTRQPSPEKE, from the coding sequence ATGCTCGCCGGGACCCAGCTCGCGTTCAACATCGGCTTCTATGCCGTGCTGCCCTACCTCGCCACCCACCTCGCCGACACCATCGGGCTCGCGGGCTGGGCCGTGGGGCTCGTGCTCGGGCTGCGTACGTTCAGTCAGCAGGGGCTCTTCGTGGTCGGGGGCGCGCTCACCGACCGGTTCGGGCCGCGGCCGGTCGTGCTGGCCGGGTGTCTGCTGCGGATCGCCGGGTTCGTGTGGCTCGCCTTCGCGGGCAGCACGGTCACCGTCGTCGCCGCGGTCGTGCTCGTCGGGTTCGCCGCCGCGCTGTTCTCGCCCGCCGTCGAGTCGGAGGCGGCCCGCGAGGCCGTCCGCCACGAGCGCGCCACCGGCGTCCCGCGCGCCCAGGTGCTCGGCGTCTTCTCTGCGGCCGGGCAGGCCGGCGCGTTCCTCGGGCCGCTGCTCGGCACCGCGCTGCTGTACGCCGGGTTCCGGGCCGCGTGCCTGGCGGGCGCGCTCGTCTTCGTGGGGGTGTTCGCCGGGCACGCGCGCCTGATGCCGCGCCGCGAGCGCGCCCCCGGTACGCGCCGCGTCAAGGGCGGCCGCGCCGTCTTCGCGAACCCCCGCTTCCTCGCGCTCTGCCTCGCGTACAGCGGCTACCTCATCGCCTACAACCAGCTCTATCTCGCGCTGCCGGTCGAGATCACCCGCGCCACCGGCTCGCAGGACGCGGTGGGCCTCCTCTTCGCGCTGTCCTCGCTGCTCGTCGTCGGCGCCCAGCTGCCCGTCACCCGCTGGTCCGCGGCCCGGATCGCGCCGCGGATCGCGCTGACCGGGGGACTGCTCCTGGTGGCGGCGGGGTTCGCGACGGTCGCGGCCACGGCCCCGTACCTCCCGAGCCACACCCCGTACGCGCTGCTGCCCGCCTGCGCGCTGGTCGTGCTGCTCACGCTCGGCCAGATGCTGCTCGTCCCGGCGGCGCGCGGCCTCGTCCCCGACCTGGTGGACGAGCGGCACCTGGGCCTCGCGACGGGGGCGCTGTCCTCCGTCTCGGGGCTCGCTGTACTGGCCGGGAGCGCCGGAACGGGCGCGCTGCTCACCCTGCCCGCGCCCGCCCTGTGGTCGGCGCTCGCGGTGGTGCCGCTGGCGGCGGCGGGGCTCGCCCGCTTCGTGACACCTGTGCGAAAAGAGCGCCGAAATACCGGCCCGCTCGGGTGCGTTCCCGGAGGATCGGGTACGCGCCAACCGTCCCCCGAGAAGGAGTGA